One window of Akkermansia biwaensis genomic DNA carries:
- a CDS encoding LTA synthase family protein, producing MIRYYWGRFWPFLLFAFGIEVVENLFTVFFEYRNMDFGFLPLLKTGYVFVTEFLITMCYWLLPYAIYLWLLPRSKAGGRADRWITLAWFFLFALASLFEDVAEAFFWNEFEASFNFIAVDYLIYTKEVIGNIYESYPIIPILLGILAVSVLAAWGMRRFLIPGNAEAPRGWKRGCVVAALLLCVTGGYWLVDIKDADAVGNRYNSEMAKDGLYSLFSAFIKNELDYRTYYKTLPDQDAAAFLAGEFTADDTSVPDAASGSVKRQVRPAAEAIRPNVVVVIMESMGAEFLNECRKDGEDITPCLSRLGREGIFFPNTYATGTRSVRGLEAVSTSIPPLPGMSIVRREGNENLRTIGSIFKEKGYDLKWIYGGYGYFDNMNYFFGNNGFQVMDRNSMDDSEVTHSTIWGVCDEDLFRRAVREADESCGRGVPFLQVVFTTSNHRPYTYPEGRIDIPSHTGRLGAVKYADYSVGAFVEEARSKPWFDNTLFVFVADHGAGSAGKKSLNPETHRIFSIFYAPALLKPERRETAISQIDVLPTLLGLLKWPYDASFYGKDALKPSYRSRYFVSNYQYIGYLRGDDMVVLKPQRGAEFYRDGNEVAPDDRMKELEKEAIYYYQNASDWRKHLKE from the coding sequence ATGATTCGTTATTATTGGGGCAGGTTTTGGCCGTTTCTCCTGTTTGCGTTCGGGATTGAAGTGGTGGAAAACCTGTTTACGGTGTTCTTTGAATACCGCAACATGGATTTTGGTTTTCTGCCTTTGCTGAAAACGGGGTATGTTTTTGTAACGGAGTTCCTGATCACGATGTGCTACTGGCTTCTGCCCTATGCCATTTATCTGTGGCTTCTGCCCCGCAGCAAGGCCGGGGGCAGGGCGGACCGCTGGATCACCCTGGCGTGGTTTTTCCTGTTTGCGCTGGCCAGCCTGTTTGAAGACGTGGCGGAAGCTTTTTTCTGGAACGAGTTTGAGGCCAGCTTCAACTTCATTGCGGTTGATTATCTGATTTACACCAAGGAAGTGATCGGGAACATTTACGAATCCTACCCCATTATTCCCATTCTGCTGGGCATTCTGGCCGTCTCCGTACTCGCGGCGTGGGGCATGCGCCGCTTCCTGATTCCCGGGAATGCTGAAGCTCCCCGCGGATGGAAGCGCGGCTGCGTGGTGGCCGCCCTGCTGCTGTGTGTTACAGGCGGTTATTGGCTGGTGGATATTAAGGACGCGGATGCCGTAGGCAACCGCTATAATTCGGAAATGGCCAAGGACGGCCTTTACAGCCTGTTCAGCGCTTTCATCAAGAATGAACTGGATTACCGGACCTATTACAAGACCCTGCCGGACCAGGATGCCGCGGCTTTTCTGGCCGGGGAGTTCACGGCGGACGATACTTCCGTACCGGATGCCGCCTCCGGAAGCGTGAAGAGGCAGGTGCGCCCCGCCGCGGAGGCCATCCGCCCCAATGTGGTGGTGGTCATTATGGAGAGCATGGGCGCGGAATTCCTGAATGAATGCCGGAAGGACGGGGAGGACATCACCCCATGCTTGAGCCGTCTGGGCCGGGAGGGAATCTTTTTCCCGAACACGTATGCCACGGGCACCCGCTCCGTGCGGGGGCTGGAGGCGGTGAGCACCTCCATTCCGCCGCTGCCAGGCATGTCCATCGTGCGGCGGGAGGGCAATGAAAACCTCCGGACAATCGGTTCCATTTTCAAGGAAAAGGGATATGACCTCAAATGGATTTACGGGGGGTACGGCTATTTTGACAACATGAATTATTTCTTCGGCAACAACGGGTTCCAGGTAATGGACCGCAACTCCATGGATGATTCCGAGGTGACCCATTCCACCATCTGGGGCGTCTGTGATGAAGACTTGTTCCGCCGCGCCGTCCGTGAGGCGGATGAGTCCTGCGGACGCGGAGTGCCGTTCCTGCAGGTGGTATTCACGACGTCCAACCACCGGCCCTATACGTATCCGGAGGGCCGCATTGACATTCCCTCCCACACCGGACGCCTGGGAGCCGTGAAATACGCGGATTATTCCGTGGGGGCCTTTGTGGAGGAAGCCAGAAGCAAGCCCTGGTTTGACAATACACTGTTCGTTTTTGTGGCCGACCACGGCGCCGGGAGCGCCGGAAAAAAATCGCTCAATCCGGAAACGCACCGCATTTTCTCCATTTTTTACGCTCCGGCCCTGCTGAAGCCGGAACGGCGGGAGACGGCGATCAGCCAGATAGACGTGCTTCCCACGCTTCTGGGCCTATTGAAATGGCCTTATGACGCCTCCTTCTATGGCAAGGATGCCTTGAAACCCTCGTACCGTTCCCGTTACTTCGTGAGCAATTACCAGTACATCGGCTACTTGCGGGGGGACGACATGGTGGTGCTCAAGCCCCAGCGCGGCGCGGAATTCTACCGGGACGGGAATGAAGTGGCCCCGGACGACCGCATGAAGGAGCTTGAAAAGGAAGCGATTTATTACTATCAGAACGCTTCCGACTGGCGAAAGCACCTGAAGGAATAA
- a CDS encoding glycoside hydrolase family 95 protein → MDKPSASNLIWDDKPAVVVYPQADKNPDGSFGKYKKPSAVWEAEGYPIGNGRVGAMIFSAPNRERFALNEISLWSGGPNPGGGYGYGPDAGTNQFGNYMPFGDLFVDFKKGDQPASVSVEDFTRALDLRDGIYKVNYKSDGVTYDREAFASTPANVLVINYRASKPGSFNADFSVNCQVDADISAKGPILTWKGTLKNGMNFEGRVLIRTKGGTVSASGDRISVKDADSCTVVIAMETDYLMDYKKDWKGEAPSRKLDRYAAKSASTDYAALKQAHIAQYKSMFDRVKVDFGKTEPEVAKLPIPERLKAYKNKPSDPDLEETMFQFGRYLLLSSSRPGTLPANLQGLWNEYVKPPWACDYHNNINVQMAYWGAEPANLSECHQALVDYVEAMAPGCRDASQANKKFNTKDGKPVRGWTVRTSQNIFGGNGWAWNIPGNAWYALHIWEHYAFTGDRKYLEKQAYPLMKEICHFWEDHLKELGAKGEGFLSGGKPLNEEQQKELADIKAGTLVAPDGWSPEHGPREDGVMHDQQLIAELFTNTIKAARILGKDASWAKSLEGKLKRLAGNKIGKEGNLQEWMIDRIPKTDHRHTSHLFAVFPGNQITKLKTPKLAEAARLSLEWRGTTGDSRRSWTWPWRTALWARFGDGNKAHEMFEGLLKYNTLPNMLTTHPPMQMDGNFGIVGGVCEILLQSHAGGIEIMPSPVDAWPSGSVKGLKARGNITVDFSWKNGKVGNVKLYSEQPRVVPVRVNGSVTRVKTLPLQPKAAVVPAADRKG, encoded by the coding sequence TTGGACAAACCTTCCGCCTCCAACCTGATCTGGGACGACAAGCCTGCCGTGGTCGTCTATCCTCAGGCGGACAAGAACCCCGACGGCAGCTTTGGCAAGTACAAGAAGCCCTCAGCCGTATGGGAAGCGGAAGGCTATCCCATCGGCAACGGCCGCGTGGGCGCGATGATTTTCAGCGCCCCCAACCGTGAACGTTTTGCCCTCAACGAGATCAGCCTCTGGTCCGGCGGCCCCAATCCGGGGGGCGGCTACGGCTACGGTCCAGATGCAGGAACCAACCAGTTCGGCAACTACATGCCTTTCGGCGACCTGTTCGTGGACTTCAAGAAAGGGGACCAGCCCGCCTCCGTGTCCGTGGAGGACTTCACCCGCGCCCTGGATCTGCGCGACGGCATCTACAAGGTGAATTACAAATCCGACGGCGTGACCTATGACCGTGAGGCTTTCGCCAGCACTCCCGCCAATGTTCTGGTGATCAACTACCGCGCCAGCAAGCCCGGCAGTTTCAATGCGGACTTTTCCGTGAATTGCCAGGTGGATGCGGACATCTCCGCCAAAGGCCCCATACTCACGTGGAAGGGAACCCTGAAGAACGGCATGAATTTTGAAGGCCGTGTTCTGATACGCACGAAGGGCGGCACCGTTTCCGCCTCCGGGGACAGGATTTCCGTAAAAGACGCGGATTCCTGCACGGTCGTCATCGCCATGGAAACGGACTATCTGATGGATTACAAGAAAGACTGGAAGGGGGAAGCACCCTCCAGGAAGCTGGACCGTTACGCGGCTAAATCCGCCTCCACGGATTATGCCGCGCTGAAACAGGCGCATATCGCCCAGTACAAGTCCATGTTCGACCGCGTGAAAGTGGACTTCGGCAAGACTGAGCCGGAGGTGGCCAAACTTCCCATTCCGGAACGCCTGAAAGCCTACAAGAATAAGCCGTCCGATCCCGACCTGGAGGAAACCATGTTCCAGTTCGGCCGTTATCTGCTGCTTTCCAGCTCCCGGCCCGGAACCCTTCCCGCCAACCTCCAGGGTCTTTGGAACGAGTATGTGAAGCCGCCGTGGGCCTGCGACTATCACAACAACATCAATGTCCAGATGGCCTACTGGGGCGCGGAACCCGCCAACCTTTCTGAATGCCACCAGGCGCTGGTTGATTACGTGGAAGCCATGGCTCCCGGCTGCCGGGACGCCTCCCAGGCCAATAAAAAGTTCAATACCAAGGACGGAAAGCCGGTGCGCGGCTGGACGGTGCGCACCTCCCAGAACATCTTCGGCGGCAACGGATGGGCCTGGAACATTCCGGGCAATGCCTGGTATGCCCTGCACATATGGGAACATTATGCCTTCACCGGGGACAGGAAGTATCTGGAAAAACAGGCCTATCCCCTGATGAAGGAGATCTGCCATTTCTGGGAAGACCATTTGAAGGAATTGGGCGCGAAAGGCGAAGGCTTCCTGTCCGGCGGCAAGCCCCTGAATGAAGAGCAGCAGAAGGAACTGGCCGATATCAAGGCCGGCACCCTGGTGGCTCCGGATGGATGGTCTCCCGAACACGGCCCCCGTGAAGACGGCGTGATGCACGACCAGCAGCTGATTGCGGAGCTTTTCACCAACACGATCAAGGCCGCCCGCATTCTGGGCAAGGACGCCTCCTGGGCCAAGAGCCTGGAAGGCAAGCTGAAGAGGCTGGCCGGCAACAAGATCGGCAAGGAAGGCAACCTTCAGGAATGGATGATCGACCGCATTCCCAAGACGGACCACCGGCATACGTCCCACCTCTTTGCCGTTTTCCCCGGCAACCAGATTACCAAGCTCAAGACGCCCAAGCTGGCGGAGGCCGCCCGCCTTTCCCTGGAATGGCGCGGCACGACCGGCGACAGCCGCCGTTCCTGGACGTGGCCCTGGCGCACGGCCCTCTGGGCGCGCTTCGGGGACGGAAACAAGGCTCATGAAATGTTTGAGGGCCTGCTCAAGTACAATACTCTTCCGAACATGCTGACGACGCACCCGCCCATGCAGATGGACGGCAACTTCGGCATCGTGGGCGGCGTGTGTGAAATCCTGCTGCAATCCCACGCAGGCGGCATTGAAATCATGCCTTCCCCTGTGGATGCGTGGCCGTCCGGTTCCGTGAAGGGGTTGAAGGCCCGCGGCAACATTACCGTGGATTTCTCCTGGAAAAACGGCAAGGTGGGCAACGTGAAGCTTTATTCCGAGCAGCCCAGGGTGGTGCCCGTGCGCGTCAACGGAAGCGTAACCCGCGTGAAGACCCTGCCGCTGCAACCCAAGGCGGCGGTAGTGCCCGCCGCAGACAGGAAGGGCTAA